In Candidatus Nitrosocosmicus arcticus, the following proteins share a genomic window:
- a CDS encoding V-type ATP synthase subunit A — protein MSSSIVSRISGSVVVATDVEDAEMYHVVRIGELGLLGEIIRLEGNKATIQVYEDTTGLRPGEKIINTKRPLSMQLGPGLLKSIYDGIQRPLDVLREKSGDFIGRGVTIPALDQHKKWEFITRKNKNDEVQEGEILGEVQETPLISHKIMVPFGINGKISEISEGKYTVNENVAEIKTTNGKSVVGMSSWWMVRTPRPVFKKLPPESPLLTGQRVLDTFFPVAKGGTAAIPGPFGSGKTVTQQQLAKWADSSVIVYIGCGERGNEMTEILTTFPELEDPKSKRPLMERTILVANTSNMPVAAREASIYTGITMGEYYRDMGYDVALMADSTSRWAEALREISGRLEEMPGEEGYPAYLGRRLAEFYERGGKAVVISPEKRVGSLTLVGAVSPPGGDFSEPVSQNTLRVTRVFWGLDANLASRRHFPSINWLTSYSLYADDMDEWYKHNISPQWTTLRKEALGILQRESELQEIVQLIGYDALPEPEKGILDTARSIREDYLQQSAYDEVDTYTSIKKQFLMLATILEFGRLEADAIKKGVTSTKISSIGARKELSMIKWTKEDQVEQKVEEIKINMNNQFKELLMEVSR, from the coding sequence ATGTCAAGTTCAATAGTATCACGTATTTCAGGATCAGTAGTTGTGGCTACTGATGTAGAGGATGCAGAAATGTATCATGTTGTACGTATTGGAGAATTAGGATTATTAGGAGAGATTATTCGTTTGGAAGGAAATAAGGCCACTATTCAGGTTTATGAAGATACCACAGGGTTAAGGCCTGGTGAAAAAATAATTAATACTAAGAGACCTTTGTCCATGCAATTAGGACCAGGTTTACTAAAATCTATTTATGACGGGATTCAGCGCCCATTAGATGTTTTAAGAGAAAAGAGTGGAGATTTTATAGGGAGAGGTGTCACAATTCCAGCGTTAGATCAACACAAGAAATGGGAATTCATTACTAGAAAAAATAAAAATGATGAAGTTCAAGAAGGTGAAATATTGGGTGAGGTTCAGGAAACCCCGCTCATTAGTCATAAAATAATGGTGCCTTTTGGAATTAACGGCAAAATATCTGAAATAAGTGAGGGTAAATATACTGTAAATGAGAACGTAGCTGAAATAAAAACAACAAACGGGAAATCAGTTGTTGGAATGTCTAGCTGGTGGATGGTAAGAACACCCAGACCCGTCTTTAAAAAGTTGCCACCCGAATCGCCCTTACTTACCGGACAACGAGTATTGGATACCTTCTTCCCTGTTGCTAAGGGAGGAACCGCTGCAATACCCGGCCCATTCGGCAGTGGAAAAACAGTAACCCAACAGCAACTTGCAAAATGGGCTGATAGCAGTGTTATCGTGTACATTGGTTGCGGAGAACGAGGGAATGAAATGACTGAGATACTTACTACTTTCCCTGAGCTAGAAGACCCAAAATCAAAGAGGCCTTTAATGGAGAGAACAATTTTGGTTGCCAATACCTCTAATATGCCGGTAGCTGCACGTGAAGCAAGCATCTACACGGGTATAACCATGGGTGAATATTACCGAGACATGGGATACGATGTCGCATTGATGGCCGACAGTACTTCCAGATGGGCTGAAGCCCTGAGAGAGATTTCGGGTAGACTTGAGGAAATGCCCGGCGAAGAAGGGTATCCTGCTTATCTGGGCAGGCGCTTGGCTGAATTTTATGAAAGGGGAGGAAAAGCAGTTGTGATTTCACCAGAAAAAAGGGTAGGATCATTGACATTAGTAGGAGCCGTTTCACCGCCTGGTGGAGATTTTTCCGAACCTGTTTCCCAAAATACCTTGAGGGTTACACGTGTGTTCTGGGGGTTAGACGCTAATTTGGCATCAAGAAGGCACTTTCCATCAATAAATTGGTTGACAAGTTACTCATTGTACGCAGACGATATGGATGAATGGTACAAGCATAATATTTCGCCGCAATGGACTACATTGAGGAAGGAGGCACTAGGAATTCTGCAGAGAGAATCTGAGCTACAGGAAATTGTTCAGCTAATAGGGTATGATGCTCTCCCTGAACCTGAAAAAGGGATTTTGGATACGGCTCGTTCTATTAGAGAAGATTACTTACAACAAAGCGCATACGATGAGGTTGATACATATACCTCAATAAAGAAACAGTTTTTGATGTTGGCAACTATTTTAGAATTTGGCAGATTGGAAGCAGATGCTATTAAGAAGGGCGTAACATCAACTAAAATAAGTTCCATCGGGGCACGAAAAGAATTATCGATGATAAAATGGACCAAGGAAGACCAGGTTGAACAAAAAGTCGAGGAAATTAAAATAAATATGAATAACCAGTTTAAAGAGTTGTTAATGGAGGTTTCTCGTTAA
- a CDS encoding V-type ATP synthase subunit F, producing the protein MSSKKKENIKSIAVIGEREIVMGYRLLGVEDTFTVTDKNEAVKKMENLFSSHKYNLIVASQFVQDSLSQLTRSKIESSIDPLVIFMPALQGTIHEESIAALAKRVLGISIKTR; encoded by the coding sequence ATGTCAAGTAAGAAAAAAGAGAATATTAAATCTATTGCAGTAATTGGCGAAAGAGAAATAGTTATGGGTTATAGGTTATTGGGTGTTGAGGATACCTTTACCGTTACCGACAAAAATGAAGCAGTGAAAAAAATGGAAAATCTTTTTTCCTCTCACAAATATAATCTCATAGTAGCAAGTCAATTCGTTCAAGATTCGCTGTCTCAATTGACGAGATCAAAAATTGAATCATCCATAGATCCATTGGTTATTTTCATGCCTGCCTTGCAGGGCACTATTCATGAGGAGTCTATTGCGGCTCTGGCAAAACGAGTACTTGGGATAAGTATTAAAACCAGATAA
- a CDS encoding V-type ATPase subunit, whose product MTTSSYSSAFGRLQAISTNFLSPEFIQSLVKAEDVNEVARKLESTWYGAEIDRAAALYSPPELLEVAINRHLVEVNKIALETTPFSGRQAIRAYFSKWDIYNIELILSSKVIGRNITETEPFLVSSRNFPAGITAGNIPHDEMKIILAQPTVEGVVNQLVKYKYGTILIQNLDTYQKTSDISPMMTELLSFYYINLLESIKFFQGDEGIARDLFRTQIDKKNILTLLKGKDSNLDRDIVKKHLIEEGKVPIEKLLEIFTSNSIEDFVNRITEHIKFGDLLDNYLKTHNLIDFEVAMDKYINNHYARKLKNIALSIGTIFYFIISAEFEWDNIKRIAYGKRYNLTPERINSLLVLE is encoded by the coding sequence ATGACCACATCATCTTATTCTTCTGCTTTTGGAAGATTGCAGGCAATATCAACCAATTTCCTTTCACCCGAGTTTATTCAAAGTCTAGTTAAAGCCGAGGACGTTAACGAGGTCGCAAGAAAGTTGGAATCTACATGGTATGGAGCTGAAATTGACCGGGCTGCTGCTCTTTATTCCCCGCCCGAATTATTGGAAGTTGCTATTAATCGACATTTGGTCGAGGTCAATAAGATTGCACTTGAAACTACTCCTTTTAGTGGGAGGCAAGCAATCCGAGCTTATTTTTCTAAATGGGATATATACAATATTGAACTAATTCTGTCATCTAAAGTCATAGGGCGCAATATTACAGAAACAGAACCATTCTTGGTATCTAGTCGAAATTTTCCGGCTGGAATCACGGCAGGTAACATTCCACATGACGAGATGAAAATAATATTAGCTCAGCCAACAGTAGAAGGCGTTGTTAATCAACTAGTAAAGTACAAGTATGGAACTATCTTGATACAGAATCTAGATACATATCAAAAGACCTCTGATATAAGTCCAATGATGACTGAACTCTTGTCTTTTTACTACATAAATCTGTTAGAAAGTATCAAATTTTTCCAAGGCGACGAAGGAATAGCGAGAGATTTATTTCGCACTCAAATTGATAAAAAGAATATATTAACCCTATTAAAGGGAAAAGATTCAAATCTTGATAGAGATATTGTCAAGAAACATCTTATAGAAGAGGGTAAAGTTCCGATTGAAAAATTATTGGAAATCTTTACATCAAACAGCATTGAAGATTTTGTAAACAGGATTACCGAACACATAAAATTTGGTGATTTGTTAGATAATTATTTGAAAACACATAACCTTATTGACTTTGAAGTTGCTATGGATAAATACATAAACAATCATTATGCAAGAAAACTAAAGAATATAGCGTTATCGATTGGTACAATTTTTTACTTTATTATAAGTGCAGAATTTGAATGGGACAATATCAAAAGGATTGCGTACGGTAAACGATATAATTTAACCCCAGAGCGTATTAATTCTTTGTTGGTTTTGGAGTAG
- a CDS encoding V-type ATP synthase subunit E, whose amino-acid sequence MSALNTFEEEIQDRKKKELAILNSLLDEKKNRLAQIKDEKLREIKEKYENESENKAQREFARITESARLEAKKILFDAININMSTALEAIKRELRNYTKKADYKKTLEKMVLYSKRYLGDNIIIKCREADIPYLKEMKVTIGSNISTMGGIVAVDKSQSREIDLTFEELLENHEDEIKNFLHEKMIK is encoded by the coding sequence ATGTCTGCCCTTAATACATTTGAAGAAGAAATACAGGATAGAAAAAAGAAAGAATTAGCTATCCTTAATTCTTTATTGGATGAAAAAAAAAATAGGCTCGCGCAAATTAAAGACGAAAAACTAAGAGAAATTAAAGAAAAATATGAAAATGAATCTGAGAACAAAGCTCAGAGAGAATTTGCAAGAATTACCGAAAGTGCACGATTAGAAGCAAAGAAAATTCTTTTTGATGCAATTAACATAAACATGAGTACTGCATTGGAGGCTATAAAGCGTGAATTGAGGAATTATACTAAAAAGGCCGATTACAAAAAGACCTTAGAAAAAATGGTCCTTTACTCAAAGAGATACCTTGGTGATAACATTATCATAAAATGTAGGGAGGCTGACATTCCATACTTAAAGGAAATGAAGGTTACAATAGGATCTAATATTTCTACTATGGGAGGAATTGTGGCGGTAGATAAATCACAGAGTAGAGAAATCGATCTTACATTTGAGGAGTTATTGGAGAATCATGAAGACGAAATTAAGAATTTCCTACATGAAAAAATGATTAAATAA
- a CDS encoding methyltransferase domain-containing protein gives MLRNILGLIILSIIRRNEHDVVNVYDTFSNVMRIATGGKLLNFGYWTKEITNPLQAQIQLANLFGMYGSFDTAQTILDVGSGFSIPALHWIHSYSNPKIYCLNISLNQLKSANSDIFRNQYSEDINVNLNSTANIRNRISHINSTSTSMPFKNESMERIAAFESAQHFKPLALFIHESKRILKNSGQLIMAMPVITNDSDLMPFSKSYNLGILALTWASEHYSVRMLESLLLKDGFELSNIEYIGGKIYGPLAEFYIQNRDKLRSEITKEYPKFLEIILYKSMVKMKVASDRNTIDYVLIKAIKR, from the coding sequence TTGTTAAGAAATATCCTCGGGCTAATCATTCTCTCAATTATTAGACGGAATGAACACGACGTTGTAAATGTATATGATACATTCTCAAACGTAATGAGAATAGCTACTGGAGGGAAGTTGTTAAATTTTGGATACTGGACAAAGGAGATTACCAACCCTCTGCAAGCACAGATACAACTTGCAAACTTATTTGGAATGTACGGTTCCTTTGATACTGCTCAAACAATATTAGATGTAGGAAGTGGTTTCTCCATTCCGGCATTACATTGGATTCACAGTTACTCCAATCCCAAAATATATTGCCTAAACATTAGTCTCAATCAACTAAAGAGTGCAAATTCTGATATATTTAGAAATCAATATTCTGAAGATATCAATGTTAACCTAAACTCGACTGCAAATATTCGTAATAGAATATCTCACATAAATTCAACTTCAACATCAATGCCGTTCAAAAACGAGAGCATGGAAAGGATAGCGGCATTTGAATCAGCACAGCATTTTAAGCCGCTGGCTCTATTTATACACGAATCAAAACGCATCTTAAAGAATTCAGGGCAGCTGATTATGGCTATGCCCGTTATAACAAACGATTCAGATTTAATGCCTTTTTCCAAAAGTTACAACCTCGGGATACTCGCATTAACGTGGGCCTCGGAACACTACAGTGTTAGAATGTTAGAATCATTGTTACTTAAGGATGGCTTTGAATTATCAAATATAGAGTATATCGGGGGGAAAATCTATGGACCACTGGCCGAATTCTATATTCAAAATCGCGATAAGTTGAGGTCCGAAATAACTAAAGAATATCCCAAGTTCCTTGAGATAATTCTTTACAAATCAATGGTAAAGATGAAGGTGGCATCTGATAGAAATACTATTGATTACGTTTTAATAAAGGCTATAAAGCGATAA
- a CDS encoding ABC transporter ATP-binding protein, which translates to MVYSRSGSCISVSHLKKKFGNKTALDGVSFEVEYGKVFGFLGPNGAGKSTTIKILTTLLLPSSGNVEIFGMDVTKFSAPIRKRIGVVSQQPSLEANLTVERAMDLYGLMWGIRRTRRKEKITEIMESFDLQEIRNIKNDELSIGQKRRVQVAREFIHEMDLLFLDEPTVGLDPAARRMLLDYIKNQVKSGLTVFFTTHIMEEAEYLCDELAIINRGKIIAYDTPLGLKKKYGKENTILMQLKEKVSESILELITKVSPNSQIIKDGENGVRITSIDSQNTLAKLIENFTIKGLKIINVSISSPSLEDVFLTMVK; encoded by the coding sequence TTGGTCTATTCAAGATCTGGTTCGTGTATATCGGTATCCCATTTAAAAAAAAAATTCGGTAATAAGACTGCCCTAGATGGTGTATCGTTTGAGGTTGAATACGGAAAGGTTTTTGGGTTCTTGGGTCCAAATGGTGCTGGCAAAAGTACAACTATAAAAATCCTAACAACCCTATTATTACCCTCATCTGGAAATGTAGAGATTTTTGGGATGGATGTTACCAAATTTTCTGCACCAATTAGAAAAAGAATTGGGGTTGTGTCTCAACAACCTAGCTTAGAGGCAAACCTTACAGTGGAAAGGGCGATGGATTTATACGGATTAATGTGGGGAATAAGACGAACCAGAAGGAAAGAGAAAATCACCGAAATAATGGAATCATTTGATCTGCAAGAAATTAGAAATATCAAAAATGATGAGTTGTCAATTGGGCAAAAAAGACGAGTACAAGTTGCTAGAGAATTCATTCATGAAATGGATCTATTATTTCTAGACGAACCCACGGTTGGACTCGATCCCGCAGCTCGCAGAATGTTATTGGATTATATAAAAAACCAGGTGAAATCAGGACTCACGGTATTTTTTACGACTCACATTATGGAAGAGGCCGAATATTTATGTGACGAATTAGCAATCATTAATAGAGGCAAAATAATCGCCTATGATACACCTTTAGGGTTGAAAAAAAAATATGGTAAAGAAAATACAATCCTAATGCAGTTAAAGGAAAAAGTTTCTGAGTCAATATTGGAATTGATAACAAAGGTTTCTCCCAATTCCCAAATTATAAAGGATGGTGAAAACGGAGTGAGAATAACTTCCATAGATTCCCAAAACACCTTAGCAAAATTAATTGAAAACTTTACAATAAAAGGATTAAAAATAATTAATGTGTCAATCAGTTCACCCTCGTTGGAAGATGTGTTTTTAACAATGGTAAAATAA
- a CDS encoding ABC transporter permease has translation MMITEILILTYRNLIASIDKVFLIWQIIFPIFYIFISGYAYSALLGNQGIKLGEILVSYPSFLAVGMIGFNVMNSSTVAGSIIWNDKRNGMFQQILVMPFTKIQYIISNVVTIMLMGLTSAILILIIGLPTILGSANPTLWSIPYTLYSIIIGAIFFGSFTVIISTLLKSSEGFSVISNGIFLFFAFASSTFYPAEGISEPLKTAFFINPLTYIVDITRAGIYSQISDFVNVEVIIISILAIVAFSFAAVSMFRVKV, from the coding sequence ATGATGATTACTGAAATTCTTATTTTGACTTATAGAAATTTAATCGCATCTATTGATAAAGTCTTTCTAATTTGGCAAATTATATTTCCAATTTTTTACATCTTTATTTCTGGATATGCGTATTCAGCCCTATTGGGAAATCAAGGAATTAAACTCGGGGAAATATTAGTTAGTTATCCGTCATTCTTAGCCGTGGGGATGATCGGATTTAATGTTATGAATAGCAGTACCGTAGCCGGGAGTATTATTTGGAACGATAAGAGGAATGGCATGTTCCAGCAAATATTGGTTATGCCCTTTACCAAGATTCAATATATTATTAGTAATGTAGTAACGATCATGCTAATGGGATTGACAAGCGCAATTTTGATCTTAATAATTGGTCTTCCTACAATACTTGGTAGTGCCAACCCTACTTTATGGAGCATACCCTATACCCTATACTCCATCATCATAGGGGCCATCTTTTTCGGATCCTTTACCGTCATAATTTCAACACTATTGAAGAGTAGCGAAGGATTCAGCGTGATAAGCAACGGGATTTTCTTGTTTTTCGCTTTTGCAAGTTCGACCTTCTACCCAGCGGAAGGCATTTCTGAGCCTCTGAAAACAGCCTTCTTCATTAACCCTTTGACCTATATAGTTGATATAACTCGTGCCGGAATCTACTCTCAGATATCGGACTTTGTTAACGTAGAAGTAATCATAATTTCTATTCTTGCAATAGTTGCTTTCTCTTTTGCTGCAGTTTCAATGTTTAGGGTTAAGGTCTAG
- a CDS encoding J domain-containing protein — MDHYEILGIDINASSREITFAYRRLALQYHPDRNKTPLANEMMLKINTSYSILSDPNKRSEYDSSRIGGDIQSENYDSTTKTDVFNESNVKTDQKGSNRSVGTKYVKYGLIALLTIKFVFLEIRKWMKRIF; from the coding sequence ATGGATCATTATGAAATATTGGGAATAGACATTAACGCTTCATCAAGAGAAATTACATTCGCTTACAGAAGACTAGCTTTGCAATACCATCCAGATCGGAACAAAACTCCTCTTGCAAATGAGATGATGTTAAAAATTAACACTTCTTACAGTATACTTTCCGACCCGAACAAGAGAAGCGAATATGACTCGTCTCGAATTGGAGGCGATATTCAGTCCGAAAACTATGATTCTACAACGAAAACAGATGTTTTTAATGAATCAAATGTTAAAACAGATCAAAAAGGGTCGAATAGATCGGTTGGGACGAAATACGTCAAGTATGGACTTATTGCATTGTTAACTATAAAGTTTGTATTTTTGGAGATTAGAAAATGGATGAAGCGAATATTCTAG
- the asnB gene encoding asparagine synthase (glutamine-hydrolyzing) yields the protein MCGIVGILSKKGENVAPLIEKMLTCMKNRGPDGVGLATEDEIVYSNTFNKLFFAQANAYNVLGHSRLAIVGGSCGSQPFLSCDKKLVLEHNGEIYNYRELRKSLEGRHKFTTSTDSEVVIHLIEDHYEKTKGNLLEAVKRTVFQLDGIYVLAIREQSTGNIILVRDGIGVRQIYYGENDRFIAFGSEKKALWNINMFTKIERLLPGYALAISKTGNEHTYDTSLHPITVNTSKSIRTKYPITYKDINSALDAYNDALIQSVEKRVRDFSRIGIVFSGGIDSVIVAYLAKQMVPEVICYTSGIKNSNDITNSIEIAEKLDLHLEINQLSEDHVEKMIPEIINVIEDDNMGQVEVAIPIYAAVKLARHQGIRVMLTGQGADEIFGGYSWYSKIVQKYGYDKILEYMIKDVKLLYKETLEREDKITMSQSVELREPFLDPHLIDTVLRIDPRLNIQNGGIDMYDNFGKRVHRRLAEKLGIPKEIAYRIKEAAQHGSGIHNLLDSLARKNGFTETSVKSSYLDKLGKRELMGSSQRYGHLFESEKIWNIEPHIQMYLEEIASNILPAITKQ from the coding sequence ATGTGTGGAATTGTAGGTATATTAAGTAAGAAAGGAGAAAACGTAGCACCATTAATTGAAAAAATGTTGACTTGCATGAAGAACAGAGGACCTGACGGCGTTGGATTGGCTACAGAAGATGAAATAGTTTACTCAAATACGTTTAATAAATTATTTTTTGCTCAGGCCAATGCATACAATGTGCTTGGACATTCGAGATTAGCTATAGTGGGTGGGTCATGTGGTTCACAGCCTTTTCTAAGCTGTGACAAAAAATTGGTTTTGGAGCACAATGGAGAAATTTATAATTATAGAGAATTAAGGAAAAGTCTAGAGGGCCGTCATAAATTTACGACCTCGACCGATAGTGAAGTTGTCATTCATCTAATAGAAGATCATTATGAAAAGACCAAGGGTAACTTGTTAGAGGCTGTCAAAAGGACTGTCTTTCAACTTGACGGAATCTATGTTTTAGCCATACGGGAGCAATCTACTGGTAATATCATCCTAGTGAGGGACGGTATCGGTGTTAGGCAGATTTATTATGGCGAAAATGATAGATTTATCGCATTTGGCTCCGAAAAGAAAGCTTTATGGAATATCAACATGTTTACTAAGATAGAAAGACTATTACCCGGATATGCCTTAGCTATCTCTAAAACAGGAAACGAGCATACTTACGATACATCTTTACATCCTATAACTGTGAATACTAGCAAGTCAATTCGTACTAAATACCCCATAACCTACAAAGATATCAATTCTGCTTTGGACGCTTACAATGATGCTTTAATCCAATCGGTTGAAAAACGGGTTAGGGATTTTAGTCGAATAGGAATTGTGTTTTCAGGTGGAATCGATAGTGTTATAGTTGCATACTTGGCCAAACAAATGGTTCCTGAAGTCATTTGTTATACTTCTGGGATTAAAAATTCAAACGATATCACAAATTCCATAGAGATAGCAGAAAAACTGGATCTTCACTTGGAGATTAATCAGTTATCCGAAGACCATGTTGAAAAAATGATACCCGAAATCATAAATGTGATTGAGGATGACAATATGGGTCAGGTTGAAGTTGCGATCCCCATTTATGCGGCAGTAAAACTAGCAAGGCACCAGGGAATTAGAGTTATGCTTACAGGTCAGGGCGCCGATGAGATTTTCGGAGGTTATTCATGGTATTCTAAAATAGTTCAGAAATATGGGTACGATAAGATACTTGAATACATGATTAAGGACGTAAAGTTATTGTACAAAGAAACACTTGAAAGGGAAGATAAGATTACCATGTCTCAGAGCGTAGAATTGCGTGAACCATTTCTCGATCCACACTTAATTGATACTGTATTGAGAATCGATCCGAGACTAAATATCCAAAATGGGGGTATCGATATGTACGACAATTTTGGAAAAAGAGTGCATCGTAGGTTAGCGGAAAAATTGGGTATTCCAAAGGAAATTGCATATAGAATTAAAGAGGCAGCCCAGCATGGCTCAGGGATTCACAATCTTTTAGATTCTCTCGCTAGGAAGAATGGATTCACCGAAACCAGTGTCAAGAGTAGCTATTTGGATAAATTAGGAAAAAGGGAATTGATGGGGAGTTCCCAGCGTTATGGGCATTTGTTTGAGAGTGAGAAAATATGGAATATAGAGCCTCACATACAAATGTACTTAGAGGAGATTGCAAGCAATATATTACCTGCCATAACCAAACAATAA
- a CDS encoding HAD family hydrolase translates to MGQHIIIPLDLLRIIPVMTVRPKLVVFDMDGTLIQGRLIEVISRKFRLTGRVSSIQADTSLLGYQKTQLIASLLRGINVSDIIDSIDSIPIMNNADKIVTWFKKNGYKTGIITDSYSIAAQVVAKKLELDFCSANELIIEEGLVTGEIVMPLGWEKISCPCNISICKRFHLNHYAHKYGVQIKDTIAIGDTRGDICMIQQAGLGIVFMPKDNDIIKQSKNIIHKPDLIEVLNYM, encoded by the coding sequence ATGGGTCAGCACATAATAATACCCCTCGACTTATTACGTATAATACCGGTAATGACTGTGAGACCAAAACTTGTAGTATTCGACATGGACGGCACTTTGATCCAAGGACGATTAATAGAAGTGATTTCTAGAAAATTTAGATTGACAGGGAGAGTTAGTTCAATTCAAGCTGACACATCTCTTTTAGGGTATCAGAAAACCCAGTTAATAGCCTCCCTTCTTAGGGGTATCAATGTGAGCGATATAATCGATTCAATCGATTCAATCCCAATAATGAATAATGCAGACAAAATTGTGACGTGGTTTAAAAAAAATGGATATAAAACAGGCATAATAACAGATAGTTACAGTATAGCAGCTCAAGTAGTTGCAAAAAAGCTTGAATTAGATTTTTGTTCGGCTAATGAATTGATTATTGAAGAAGGACTCGTCACGGGTGAAATTGTAATGCCTCTTGGATGGGAGAAAATTAGTTGTCCATGTAACATATCTATTTGTAAAAGATTTCACTTGAATCATTATGCTCACAAGTATGGGGTGCAAATTAAGGATACAATCGCTATCGGGGACACGAGGGGGGATATATGCATGATACAGCAAGCGGGGTTGGGCATTGTATTCATGCCAAAAGATAATGATATTATTAAACAGAGTAAAAACATAATTCACAAGCCTGATCTTATCGAAGTTCTAAATTATATGTAG
- the mpgS gene encoding mannosyl-3-phosphoglycerate synthase gives MKLDFPPRFSERIGAITLHAVQKIYELDSGKSPEFHGGHRTIRAFDHDELSSIFRDLAIVIPIKNERLRLIEGVLSGIPNECMVVIVSNSQITPVNRFSMEVEMIKQYSQFADKKIIIIHQGDPDLAKIFEEVNYSSILDSKKQIRDGKAEGMIIGILMAKMHNKKYVGFIDSDNYFPGAVNEYCKIYAVGFGMASTPYSNIRISWLYKPKIRNNILKFPKWGRTSEVTNKYLNALLSYITGFETDIIKTGNSGEHALSMSLAENLNYSSGYSIEPYEFINILEKIGGLLPTDSPDIVEKGLEIFQIETRNPHFHEEKGKDHLTEMLQASLLAISNSKVCNLELAKEIKEHLLRLDALYKKDKSTKMESKKYFIMDPIKTIPIDKFGELVKKNVKTFHKI, from the coding sequence ATGAAACTTGATTTCCCCCCTAGATTTTCTGAGAGGATAGGAGCTATTACCCTCCATGCGGTTCAGAAAATTTATGAATTGGATTCAGGAAAGTCTCCCGAGTTTCACGGAGGACATAGAACTATTCGAGCTTTTGATCATGACGAACTTTCCAGTATCTTTAGAGACCTCGCAATAGTTATACCCATAAAAAACGAAAGATTAAGACTAATAGAAGGGGTTTTGAGTGGGATTCCCAACGAGTGTATGGTGGTAATTGTTTCAAATAGTCAGATTACACCTGTAAATAGATTCTCAATGGAGGTTGAGATGATTAAGCAATATTCGCAATTTGCAGACAAGAAAATAATTATAATTCATCAAGGCGATCCTGATCTTGCAAAGATATTTGAAGAAGTAAATTATTCATCAATTCTAGATTCGAAAAAACAGATCCGGGATGGAAAAGCTGAAGGAATGATAATAGGCATTCTAATGGCGAAAATGCATAATAAAAAGTATGTTGGTTTTATTGACAGTGACAATTATTTTCCAGGGGCAGTAAACGAATATTGTAAGATATATGCAGTTGGATTTGGCATGGCTTCTACCCCTTACAGCAATATTAGGATCTCATGGCTATACAAACCCAAAATAAGGAACAACATATTGAAATTCCCTAAATGGGGACGAACTTCAGAGGTAACTAATAAGTATTTGAACGCTTTGTTATCATATATCACCGGCTTTGAAACAGATATTATTAAAACAGGTAACTCTGGGGAGCATGCCCTATCGATGTCACTAGCAGAAAATTTGAATTATTCTAGCGGGTACTCTATCGAACCATACGAATTTATTAATATTTTAGAAAAAATTGGTGGATTACTTCCCACAGATTCACCCGATATCGTTGAAAAAGGATTAGAGATATTTCAGATTGAGACTAGGAATCCTCATTTTCATGAAGAGAAAGGAAAAGATCATTTGACAGAAATGCTTCAGGCGTCCTTACTAGCAATTAGCAATAGTAAAGTATGCAACCTGGAACTCGCAAAAGAAATAAAAGAACATTTACTCAGATTAGACGCTCTGTATAAAAAAGATAAGAGTACAAAAATGGAGTCAAAAAAATATTTCATCATGGATCCAATAAAAACAATTCCAATTGATAAATTCGGAGAATTAGTAAAAAAGAATGTAAAAACATTCCATAAGATCTAG